In Bos taurus isolate L1 Dominette 01449 registration number 42190680 breed Hereford chromosome 9, ARS-UCD2.0, whole genome shotgun sequence, a single genomic region encodes these proteins:
- the MICAL1 gene encoding [F-actin]-monooxygenase MICAL1 (The RefSeq protein has 1 substitution compared to this genomic sequence) translates to MASTISTNPAHAHFESFLQAQLCQDVLSSFQGLCGALGVEPGGGLSQYHKVKAQLNYWNAKSLWAKLDKRASQPVYQQGRACTGTKCLVVGAGPCGLRAAVELAMLGARVVLVEKRTKFSRHNVLHLWPFTIHDLRALGAKKFYGRFCTGSLDHISIRQLQLLLLKVALLLGVEIHWGITFTGLQPPPKKGSGWRAQLQPSPPAQLAKYEFDVLISAAGGKFVPEGFTVREMRGKLAIGITANFVNGRTVEETQVPEISGVARIYNQSFFQSLLKATGIDLENIVYYKDDTHYFVMTAKKQCLLRLGVLHKDWPDTERLLGSANVVPEALQRFARAAADFATHGKLGKLEFARDAHGRPDVSAFDFTSMMRAESSARVQERHGTRLLLGLVGDCLVEPFWPLGTGVARGFLAAFDAAWMVKRWAEGAGPLEVLAERESLYQLLSQTSPENMHRNVAQYGLDPATRYPNLNLRAVTPSQVRDLYDMEAKEPVQRMSDETDSGKAATGAVGSQEELLRWCQEQTAGYPGVHVTDLSSSWADGLALCALVHRLRPGLLEPSELQGMGALEATSWALKMAEHELGITPVLSAQAMVAGSDPLGLIAYLSHFHSAFKSVPHNPGSVSQGSPGTASAVLFLGKLQRTLQRTRTQENGEDAGGKKPRLEVKAETPSTEEPPVPKPDEPMTPPSQQQDASAEDLCALCGQHLYILERLCADGRFFHRSCFRCHICEATLWPGGYRQHPGDGYLYCLQHLPQTGHEEDSSDRGPESQDLPMSSENNTPSGPATPVDLHQGTSPVPNPIQPTRRLIRLSSPERQRLSSLHLTPDPEMEPPPKPPRSCSTLAHQALEASFKGWGMPVQSPQVLEAMEMGEEERSSSSEEETEEEEDVPLDSDMEHFLRNLAENSGTMNNYPTWRRTLLRRAKEEEMKRFCKAQAIQRRLNEIEAALRELEARGTELELALRSQSSSPEKQKALWVEQLLQLVQKKNSLVAEEAELMITVQELNLEEKQWQLDQELRTYMNREETLKTAADRQAEDQVLRKLLDVVNQRDALIRLQEERRLSELASEPGVQG, encoded by the exons ATGGCCTCAACCATCTCCACCAACCCAGCGCATGCCCACTTTGAGAGCTTCTTGCAGGCCCAGCTGTGCCAGGATGTGTTGAGCAGCTTTCAAGGGCTATGCGGGGCCCTgggggtggagcctggtggggggcTCTCCCAGTACCACAAGGTCAAGGCCCAGCTCAACTACTGGAATGCCAAGTCGCTGTGGGCCAAGCTGGACAAGAGAGCGAGCCAGCCGGTCTACCAGCAGGGCCGGGCCTGCACCGGCACTAAG TGCCTGGTGGTGGGTGCGGGACCTTGCGGTCTGCGGGCTGCTGTGGAGCTGGCGATGCTGGGGGCCCGAGTGGTGCTGGTGGAAAAGCGCACCAAGTTCTCTCGCCACAACGTGCTCCACCTCTGGCCCTTCACCATCCACGACCTTCGGGCACTCGGCGCCAAGAAGTTCTATGGGCGCTTCTGCACAGGCTCCCTGGACCACATCA GCATCCGGCAACTGCAGCTCCTCTTGTTGAAAGTGGCATTACTGCTGGGGGTGGAAATCCACTGGGGCATCACTTTCACTGGCCTGCAGCCTCCTCCCAAAAAGG GGAGTGGTTGGCGTGCCCAGCTCCAGCCCAGCCCCCCAGCCCAACTGGCCAAGTATGAATTTGATGTCCTCATCTCTGCGGCTGGAGGTAAATTCGTCCCTGAAG GCTTCACAGTGCGAGAAATGCGCGGCAAACTGGCAATTGGCATCACGGCTAACTTTGTGAACGGGCGCACCGTGGAAGAGACACAGGTGCCCGAGATCAGTGGTGTGGCCAGGATCTACAACCAGAGCTTcttccagagcctgctcaaagCTACAG GCATCGATCTGGAGAATATCGTGTACTACAAAGATGACACCCACTACTTTGTGATGACAGCCAAGAAGCAGTGCCTGCTACGGCTGGGAGTGCTGCATAAG GACTGGCCCGATACTGAACGGCTGCTGGGCAGCGCCAATGTGGTGCCCGAGGCTTTGCAGCGCTTTGCTCGGGCAGCTGCCGACTTCGCCACCCACGGCAAACTTGGGAAGCTGGAGTTTGCCCGGGACGCCCACGGGCGGCCGGACGTCTCTGCCTTTGACTTCACAAGTATGATGCGGGCAGAGAGCTCTGCTCGGGTGCAGGAGAGGCACGGCACCCGCCTGCTGCTGGGGCTGGTCGGGGACTGCCTGGTGGAG CCCTTCTGGCCCCTGGGCACTGGAGTGGCCCGGGGCTTCCTGGCAGCCTTTGATGCCGCCTGGATGGTGAAGCGGTGGGCAGAGGGCGCTGGGCCCCTAGAGGTGTTGGCAGAGAG AGAGAGCTTGTACCAGCTCCTGTCACAGACGTCCCCGGAGAACATGCACCGCAACGTGGCACAGTACGGGCTGGACCCCGCCACCCGCTACCCCAACCTGAACCTCCGGGCTGTGACCCCCAGTCAG GTACGAGACCTATACGACATGGAGGCCAAGGAGCCTGTGCAGAGGATGAGTGACGAGACAGACTCCGGAAAGGCAGCCACTG GGGCAGTGGGCTCCCAGGAGGAGCTGCTGCGCTGGTGCCAGGAGCAGACGGCTGGATACCCAGGTGTCCATGTCACTGACCTGTCTTCCTCCTGGGCTGATGGGCTGGCTCTGTGTGCCCTGGTGCACCGGCTGCGGCCCGCCCTACT GGAACCCTCCGAGCTCCAGGGAATGGGGGCTCTGGAAGCTACTTCTTGGGCGCTGAAGATGGCAGAGCATGAGCTGGGCATCACACCAGTGTTGTCCGCACAGGCGATGGTGGCAGGGAGTGACCCACTTGGCCTCATTGCCTACCTCAGCCACTTCCATAGTGCCTTCAAGAGCGTACCACACAACCCAG GCTCGGTCAGCCAAGGCTCCCCGGGCACTGCCAGCGCTGTACTATTCCTTGGCAAACTGCAGAGGACCCTGCAACGGACCCGAACTCAG GAAAATGGGGAGGATGCTGGTGGCAAGAAGCCTCGCCTGGAG GTAAAGGCGGAGACCCCAAGTACTGAGGAGCCACCTGTCCCAAAGCCTGATGAACCAATGACACCACCATCCCAGCAGCAGGAT GCCAGTGCTGAGGATCTGTGTGCACTTTGTGGGCAACACCTCTATATCCTGGAACGCCTCTGTGCTGATGGCCGTTTCTTCCACCGGAGCTGCTTCCGCTGTCATATCTGTGAGGCCACATTATGGCCAGGTGGCTATAGGCAGCACCCAGGAGATG GATATTTATACTGCCTCCAGCACCTGCCTCAGACAGGCCACGAAGAAGATAGCAGCGATAGAGGTCCTGAGAGTCAG GACCTTCCCATGTCGAGTGAGAATAACACGCCATCAGGCCCCGCAACTCCCGTGGACCTCCATCAAGGGACCAGTCCTGTCCCAAACCCCATCCAGCCCACCCGTCGATTGATCCGCCTCTCCAGCCCAGAACGCCAGCGTTTATCCTCCCTTCATCTCACCCCTGACCCGGAAATGGAGCCGCCACCCAAGCCCCCCCGAAGCTGCTCCACTTTGGCCCACCAAGCCCTGGAAGCAAGCTTCAAGGGCTGGGGAATGCCAGTCCAGAGCCCTCAAG TTCTTGAGGCCATGGAAATGGGGGAAGAAGAGAGGTCCTCCTCCAgtgaagaggaaacagaggaagaggaagatgtgCCTTTGGACTCAGACATGGAACAT TTTCTGAGGAACTTGGCTGAGAACTCAGGCACCATGAACAATTATCCAACGTGGCGTCGGACTCTGCTGCGCCGGGCCAAGGAGGAGGAGATGAAGCGGTTCTGCAAGGCTCAG GCCATCCAGCGGCGACTAAATGAGATCGAGGCTGCTCTAAGGGAGCTGGAGGCCAGGGGCACAGAGCTGGAGCTGGCTTTGAGGAGCCAAAGCA GTTCCCCTGAAAAGCAAAAGGCATTATGGGTGGAACAGCTGCTACAGCTCGTCCAGAAGAAAAACAGCCTAGTGGCCGAGGAGGCTGAGCTCATGATCAC AGTGCAGGAGCTGAACTTGGAGGAGAAACAGTGGCAGCTGGACCAAGAGCTGCGAACCTACATGAACCGGGAAG AAACCCTAAAGACAGCTGCCGATCGGCAGGCTGAGGACCAGGTCCTGAGGAAGCTACTGGATGTGGTGAACCAGCGAGATGCTCTCATCCGCCTCCAGGAGGAGCGCAGGCTCAGTGAGCTGGCCTCGGAGCCCGGGGTCCAGGGCTAG
- the MICAL1 gene encoding F-actin-monooxygenase MICAL1 isoform X1 produces the protein MASTISTNPAHAHFESFLQAQLCQDVLSSFQGLCGALGVEPGGGLSQYHKVKAQLNYWNAKSLWAKLDKRASQPVYQQGRACTGTKCLVVGAGPCGLRAAVELAMLGARVVLVEKRTKFSRHNVLHLWPFTIHDLRALGAKKFYGRFCTGSLDHISIRQLQLLLLKVALLLGVEIHWGITFTGLQPPPKKGSGWRAQLQPSPPAQLAKYEFDVLISAAGGKFVPEGFTVREMRGKLAIGITANFVNGRTVEETQVPEISGVARIYNQSFFQSLLKATGIDLENIVYYKDDTHYFVMTAKKQCLLRLGVLHKDWPDTERLLGSANVVPEALQRFARAAADFATHGKLGKLEFARDAHGRPDVSAFDFTSMMRAESSARVQERHGTRLLLGLVGDCLVEPFWPLGTGVARGFLAAFDAAWMVKRWAEGAGPLEVLAERESLYQLLSQTSPENMHRNVAQYGLDPATRYPNLNLRAVTPSQVRDLYDMEAKEPVQRMSDETDSGKAATGAVGSQEELLRWCQEQTAGYPGVHVTDLSSSWADGLALCALVHRLRPALLEPSELQGMGALEATSWALKMAEHELGITPVLSAQAMVAGSDPLGLIAYLSHFHSAFKSVPHNPGSVSQGSPGTASAVLFLGKLQRTLQRTRTQGLLQENGEDAGGKKPRLEVKAETPSTEEPPVPKPDEPMTPPSQQQDASAEDLCALCGQHLYILERLCADGRFFHRSCFRCHICEATLWPGGYRQHPGDGYLYCLQHLPQTGHEEDSSDRGPESQDLPMSSENNTPSGPATPVDLHQGTSPVPNPIQPTRRLIRLSSPERQRLSSLHLTPDPEMEPPPKPPRSCSTLAHQALEASFKGWGMPVQSPQVLEAMEMGEEERSSSSEEETEEEEDVPLDSDMEHFLRNLAENSGTMNNYPTWRRTLLRRAKEEEMKRFCKAQAIQRRLNEIEAALRELEARGTELELALRSQSSSPEKQKALWVEQLLQLVQKKNSLVAEEAELMITVQELNLEEKQWQLDQELRTYMNREETLKTAADRQAEDQVLRKLLDVVNQRDALIRLQEERRLSELASEPGVQG, from the exons ATGGCCTCAACCATCTCCACCAACCCAGCGCATGCCCACTTTGAGAGCTTCTTGCAGGCCCAGCTGTGCCAGGATGTGTTGAGCAGCTTTCAAGGGCTATGCGGGGCCCTgggggtggagcctggtggggggcTCTCCCAGTACCACAAGGTCAAGGCCCAGCTCAACTACTGGAATGCCAAGTCGCTGTGGGCCAAGCTGGACAAGAGAGCGAGCCAGCCGGTCTACCAGCAGGGCCGGGCCTGCACCGGCACTAAG TGCCTGGTGGTGGGTGCGGGACCTTGCGGTCTGCGGGCTGCTGTGGAGCTGGCGATGCTGGGGGCCCGAGTGGTGCTGGTGGAAAAGCGCACCAAGTTCTCTCGCCACAACGTGCTCCACCTCTGGCCCTTCACCATCCACGACCTTCGGGCACTCGGCGCCAAGAAGTTCTATGGGCGCTTCTGCACAGGCTCCCTGGACCACATCA GCATCCGGCAACTGCAGCTCCTCTTGTTGAAAGTGGCATTACTGCTGGGGGTGGAAATCCACTGGGGCATCACTTTCACTGGCCTGCAGCCTCCTCCCAAAAAGG GGAGTGGTTGGCGTGCCCAGCTCCAGCCCAGCCCCCCAGCCCAACTGGCCAAGTATGAATTTGATGTCCTCATCTCTGCGGCTGGAGGTAAATTCGTCCCTGAAG GCTTCACAGTGCGAGAAATGCGCGGCAAACTGGCAATTGGCATCACGGCTAACTTTGTGAACGGGCGCACCGTGGAAGAGACACAGGTGCCCGAGATCAGTGGTGTGGCCAGGATCTACAACCAGAGCTTcttccagagcctgctcaaagCTACAG GCATCGATCTGGAGAATATCGTGTACTACAAAGATGACACCCACTACTTTGTGATGACAGCCAAGAAGCAGTGCCTGCTACGGCTGGGAGTGCTGCATAAG GACTGGCCCGATACTGAACGGCTGCTGGGCAGCGCCAATGTGGTGCCCGAGGCTTTGCAGCGCTTTGCTCGGGCAGCTGCCGACTTCGCCACCCACGGCAAACTTGGGAAGCTGGAGTTTGCCCGGGACGCCCACGGGCGGCCGGACGTCTCTGCCTTTGACTTCACAAGTATGATGCGGGCAGAGAGCTCTGCTCGGGTGCAGGAGAGGCACGGCACCCGCCTGCTGCTGGGGCTGGTCGGGGACTGCCTGGTGGAG CCCTTCTGGCCCCTGGGCACTGGAGTGGCCCGGGGCTTCCTGGCAGCCTTTGATGCCGCCTGGATGGTGAAGCGGTGGGCAGAGGGCGCTGGGCCCCTAGAGGTGTTGGCAGAGAG AGAGAGCTTGTACCAGCTCCTGTCACAGACGTCCCCGGAGAACATGCACCGCAACGTGGCACAGTACGGGCTGGACCCCGCCACCCGCTACCCCAACCTGAACCTCCGGGCTGTGACCCCCAGTCAG GTACGAGACCTATACGACATGGAGGCCAAGGAGCCTGTGCAGAGGATGAGTGACGAGACAGACTCCGGAAAGGCAGCCACTG GGGCAGTGGGCTCCCAGGAGGAGCTGCTGCGCTGGTGCCAGGAGCAGACGGCTGGATACCCAGGTGTCCATGTCACTGACCTGTCTTCCTCCTGGGCTGATGGGCTGGCTCTGTGTGCCCTGGTGCACCGGCTGCGGCCCGCCCTACT GGAACCCTCCGAGCTCCAGGGAATGGGGGCTCTGGAAGCTACTTCTTGGGCGCTGAAGATGGCAGAGCATGAGCTGGGCATCACACCAGTGTTGTCCGCACAGGCGATGGTGGCAGGGAGTGACCCACTTGGCCTCATTGCCTACCTCAGCCACTTCCATAGTGCCTTCAAGAGCGTACCACACAACCCAG GCTCGGTCAGCCAAGGCTCCCCGGGCACTGCCAGCGCTGTACTATTCCTTGGCAAACTGCAGAGGACCCTGCAACGGACCCGAACTCAG GGCTTGTTGCAGGAAAATGGGGAGGATGCTGGTGGCAAGAAGCCTCGCCTGGAG GTAAAGGCGGAGACCCCAAGTACTGAGGAGCCACCTGTCCCAAAGCCTGATGAACCAATGACACCACCATCCCAGCAGCAGGAT GCCAGTGCTGAGGATCTGTGTGCACTTTGTGGGCAACACCTCTATATCCTGGAACGCCTCTGTGCTGATGGCCGTTTCTTCCACCGGAGCTGCTTCCGCTGTCATATCTGTGAGGCCACATTATGGCCAGGTGGCTATAGGCAGCACCCAGGAGATG GATATTTATACTGCCTCCAGCACCTGCCTCAGACAGGCCACGAAGAAGATAGCAGCGATAGAGGTCCTGAGAGTCAG GACCTTCCCATGTCGAGTGAGAATAACACGCCATCAGGCCCCGCAACTCCCGTGGACCTCCATCAAGGGACCAGTCCTGTCCCAAACCCCATCCAGCCCACCCGTCGATTGATCCGCCTCTCCAGCCCAGAACGCCAGCGTTTATCCTCCCTTCATCTCACCCCTGACCCGGAAATGGAGCCGCCACCCAAGCCCCCCCGAAGCTGCTCCACTTTGGCCCACCAAGCCCTGGAAGCAAGCTTCAAGGGCTGGGGAATGCCAGTCCAGAGCCCTCAAG TTCTTGAGGCCATGGAAATGGGGGAAGAAGAGAGGTCCTCCTCCAgtgaagaggaaacagaggaagaggaagatgtgCCTTTGGACTCAGACATGGAACAT TTTCTGAGGAACTTGGCTGAGAACTCAGGCACCATGAACAATTATCCAACGTGGCGTCGGACTCTGCTGCGCCGGGCCAAGGAGGAGGAGATGAAGCGGTTCTGCAAGGCTCAG GCCATCCAGCGGCGACTAAATGAGATCGAGGCTGCTCTAAGGGAGCTGGAGGCCAGGGGCACAGAGCTGGAGCTGGCTTTGAGGAGCCAAAGCA GTTCCCCTGAAAAGCAAAAGGCATTATGGGTGGAACAGCTGCTACAGCTCGTCCAGAAGAAAAACAGCCTAGTGGCCGAGGAGGCTGAGCTCATGATCAC AGTGCAGGAGCTGAACTTGGAGGAGAAACAGTGGCAGCTGGACCAAGAGCTGCGAACCTACATGAACCGGGAAG AAACCCTAAAGACAGCTGCCGATCGGCAGGCTGAGGACCAGGTCCTGAGGAAGCTACTGGATGTGGTGAACCAGCGAGATGCTCTCATCCGCCTCCAGGAGGAGCGCAGGCTCAGTGAGCTGGCCTCGGAGCCCGGGGTCCAGGGCTAG
- the MICAL1 gene encoding F-actin-monooxygenase MICAL1 isoform X3 — protein MASTISTNPAHAHFESFLQAQLCQDVLSSFQGLCGALGVEPGGGLSQYHKVKAQLNYWNAKSLWAKLDKRASQPVYQQGRACTGTKCLVVGAGPCGLRAAVELAMLGARVVLVEKRTKFSRHNVLHLWPFTIHDLRALGAKKFYGRFCTGSLDHISIRQLQLLLLKVALLLGVEIHWGITFTGLQPPPKKGSGWRAQLQPSPPAQLAKYEFDVLISAAGGKFVPEGFTVREMRGKLAIGITANFVNGRTVEETQVPEISGVARIYNQSFFQSLLKATGIDLENIVYYKDDTHYFVMTAKKQCLLRLGVLHKDWPDTERLLGSANVVPEALQRFARAAADFATHGKLGKLEFARDAHGRPDVSAFDFTSMMRAESSARVQERHGTRLLLGLVGDCLVEPFWPLGTGVARGFLAAFDAAWMVKRWAEGAGPLEVLAERESLYQLLSQTSPENMHRNVAQYGLDPATRYPNLNLRAVTPSQVRDLYDMEAKEPVQRMSDETDSGKAATGAVGSQEELLRWCQEQTAGYPGVHVTDLSSSWADGLALCALVHRLRPALLEPSELQGMGALEATSWALKMAEHELGITPVLSAQAMVAGSDPLGLIAYLSHFHSAFKSVPHNPGSVSQGSPGTASAVLFLGKLQRTLQRTRTQGLLQENGEDAGGKKPRLEVKAETPSTEEPPVPKPDEPMTPPSQQQDASAEDLCALCGQHLYILERLCADGRFFHRSCFRCHICEATLWPGGYRQHPGDGYLYCLQHLPQTGHEEDSSDRGPESQDLPMSSENNTPSGPATPVDLHQGTSPVPNPIQPTRRLIRLSSPERQRLSSLHLTPDPEMEPPPKPPRSCSTLAHQALEASFKGWGMPVQSPQVLEAMEMGEEERSSSSEEETEEEEDVPLDSDMEHFLRNLAENSGTMNNYPTWRRTLLRRAKEEEMKRFCKAQAIQRRLNEIEAALRELEARGTELELALRSQSSEFP, from the exons ATGGCCTCAACCATCTCCACCAACCCAGCGCATGCCCACTTTGAGAGCTTCTTGCAGGCCCAGCTGTGCCAGGATGTGTTGAGCAGCTTTCAAGGGCTATGCGGGGCCCTgggggtggagcctggtggggggcTCTCCCAGTACCACAAGGTCAAGGCCCAGCTCAACTACTGGAATGCCAAGTCGCTGTGGGCCAAGCTGGACAAGAGAGCGAGCCAGCCGGTCTACCAGCAGGGCCGGGCCTGCACCGGCACTAAG TGCCTGGTGGTGGGTGCGGGACCTTGCGGTCTGCGGGCTGCTGTGGAGCTGGCGATGCTGGGGGCCCGAGTGGTGCTGGTGGAAAAGCGCACCAAGTTCTCTCGCCACAACGTGCTCCACCTCTGGCCCTTCACCATCCACGACCTTCGGGCACTCGGCGCCAAGAAGTTCTATGGGCGCTTCTGCACAGGCTCCCTGGACCACATCA GCATCCGGCAACTGCAGCTCCTCTTGTTGAAAGTGGCATTACTGCTGGGGGTGGAAATCCACTGGGGCATCACTTTCACTGGCCTGCAGCCTCCTCCCAAAAAGG GGAGTGGTTGGCGTGCCCAGCTCCAGCCCAGCCCCCCAGCCCAACTGGCCAAGTATGAATTTGATGTCCTCATCTCTGCGGCTGGAGGTAAATTCGTCCCTGAAG GCTTCACAGTGCGAGAAATGCGCGGCAAACTGGCAATTGGCATCACGGCTAACTTTGTGAACGGGCGCACCGTGGAAGAGACACAGGTGCCCGAGATCAGTGGTGTGGCCAGGATCTACAACCAGAGCTTcttccagagcctgctcaaagCTACAG GCATCGATCTGGAGAATATCGTGTACTACAAAGATGACACCCACTACTTTGTGATGACAGCCAAGAAGCAGTGCCTGCTACGGCTGGGAGTGCTGCATAAG GACTGGCCCGATACTGAACGGCTGCTGGGCAGCGCCAATGTGGTGCCCGAGGCTTTGCAGCGCTTTGCTCGGGCAGCTGCCGACTTCGCCACCCACGGCAAACTTGGGAAGCTGGAGTTTGCCCGGGACGCCCACGGGCGGCCGGACGTCTCTGCCTTTGACTTCACAAGTATGATGCGGGCAGAGAGCTCTGCTCGGGTGCAGGAGAGGCACGGCACCCGCCTGCTGCTGGGGCTGGTCGGGGACTGCCTGGTGGAG CCCTTCTGGCCCCTGGGCACTGGAGTGGCCCGGGGCTTCCTGGCAGCCTTTGATGCCGCCTGGATGGTGAAGCGGTGGGCAGAGGGCGCTGGGCCCCTAGAGGTGTTGGCAGAGAG AGAGAGCTTGTACCAGCTCCTGTCACAGACGTCCCCGGAGAACATGCACCGCAACGTGGCACAGTACGGGCTGGACCCCGCCACCCGCTACCCCAACCTGAACCTCCGGGCTGTGACCCCCAGTCAG GTACGAGACCTATACGACATGGAGGCCAAGGAGCCTGTGCAGAGGATGAGTGACGAGACAGACTCCGGAAAGGCAGCCACTG GGGCAGTGGGCTCCCAGGAGGAGCTGCTGCGCTGGTGCCAGGAGCAGACGGCTGGATACCCAGGTGTCCATGTCACTGACCTGTCTTCCTCCTGGGCTGATGGGCTGGCTCTGTGTGCCCTGGTGCACCGGCTGCGGCCCGCCCTACT GGAACCCTCCGAGCTCCAGGGAATGGGGGCTCTGGAAGCTACTTCTTGGGCGCTGAAGATGGCAGAGCATGAGCTGGGCATCACACCAGTGTTGTCCGCACAGGCGATGGTGGCAGGGAGTGACCCACTTGGCCTCATTGCCTACCTCAGCCACTTCCATAGTGCCTTCAAGAGCGTACCACACAACCCAG GCTCGGTCAGCCAAGGCTCCCCGGGCACTGCCAGCGCTGTACTATTCCTTGGCAAACTGCAGAGGACCCTGCAACGGACCCGAACTCAG GGCTTGTTGCAGGAAAATGGGGAGGATGCTGGTGGCAAGAAGCCTCGCCTGGAG GTAAAGGCGGAGACCCCAAGTACTGAGGAGCCACCTGTCCCAAAGCCTGATGAACCAATGACACCACCATCCCAGCAGCAGGAT GCCAGTGCTGAGGATCTGTGTGCACTTTGTGGGCAACACCTCTATATCCTGGAACGCCTCTGTGCTGATGGCCGTTTCTTCCACCGGAGCTGCTTCCGCTGTCATATCTGTGAGGCCACATTATGGCCAGGTGGCTATAGGCAGCACCCAGGAGATG GATATTTATACTGCCTCCAGCACCTGCCTCAGACAGGCCACGAAGAAGATAGCAGCGATAGAGGTCCTGAGAGTCAG GACCTTCCCATGTCGAGTGAGAATAACACGCCATCAGGCCCCGCAACTCCCGTGGACCTCCATCAAGGGACCAGTCCTGTCCCAAACCCCATCCAGCCCACCCGTCGATTGATCCGCCTCTCCAGCCCAGAACGCCAGCGTTTATCCTCCCTTCATCTCACCCCTGACCCGGAAATGGAGCCGCCACCCAAGCCCCCCCGAAGCTGCTCCACTTTGGCCCACCAAGCCCTGGAAGCAAGCTTCAAGGGCTGGGGAATGCCAGTCCAGAGCCCTCAAG TTCTTGAGGCCATGGAAATGGGGGAAGAAGAGAGGTCCTCCTCCAgtgaagaggaaacagaggaagaggaagatgtgCCTTTGGACTCAGACATGGAACAT TTTCTGAGGAACTTGGCTGAGAACTCAGGCACCATGAACAATTATCCAACGTGGCGTCGGACTCTGCTGCGCCGGGCCAAGGAGGAGGAGATGAAGCGGTTCTGCAAGGCTCAG GCCATCCAGCGGCGACTAAATGAGATCGAGGCTGCTCTAAGGGAGCTGGAGGCCAGGGGCACAGAGCTGGAGCTGGCTTTGAGGAGCCAAAGCAGTGA GTTCCCCTGA